Proteins co-encoded in one Egicoccus sp. AB-alg6-2 genomic window:
- a CDS encoding MFS transporter, which translates to MAGRARRPLVVLFLASMVFTIGDGSIQILIAPHLQGQGITTTRIGPIVAAYSVGALFFRFVTGAVYRADRIRYLVPGGCLLQSLSFVVLANSSSAGVLAAATATNGIGFAIASTGGLAAVMELRPASDAGVLMGWYTGCIGAGYAISSFLGGFAGDTLGIPRAISVLAVLPVVAAAGLAAAAWHITDDVHDTPPAAAAPRRPRGVRALGRLSPFVLLAFFCALHINLLSGVLHAYFPLYGLAIGLSLTQVGSLSGTSSAVSSALRFATPALFRRVPYRRLLPWMVLLGGLATAALTISRLFAVLAAAWIGIGASRAILRVASAALVMDASAGAQRRRGAASGVYMSGLDIGKIVGPVLGGFSVDAFGYEATFLLAGLGIPIVFFAYYGWLKARGTPATA; encoded by the coding sequence GTGGCTGGCCGCGCACGCCGGCCACTCGTCGTGCTGTTTCTCGCCTCGATGGTGTTCACGATCGGCGACGGCAGCATCCAGATCCTGATCGCTCCACACCTGCAGGGGCAGGGCATCACCACCACCAGGATCGGCCCGATCGTCGCCGCCTACAGCGTCGGCGCGTTGTTCTTCCGCTTCGTCACCGGCGCGGTGTATCGCGCCGACCGGATCCGCTACCTGGTGCCAGGGGGCTGCCTACTCCAGTCGCTGTCATTCGTCGTCCTTGCGAACAGCTCGTCCGCCGGGGTGCTCGCCGCCGCGACGGCCACTAACGGCATCGGCTTCGCGATCGCGTCGACCGGCGGCCTGGCCGCCGTGATGGAACTTCGACCTGCCAGCGACGCTGGTGTGCTGATGGGGTGGTACACGGGCTGCATCGGCGCGGGGTACGCCATATCGAGCTTTCTCGGGGGCTTCGCCGGCGACACGCTCGGCATCCCCCGCGCCATTTCCGTCCTGGCGGTCCTGCCGGTCGTGGCGGCCGCCGGCCTGGCGGCAGCGGCCTGGCACATCACTGACGACGTGCACGACACACCCCCGGCCGCTGCGGCCCCTCGCCGTCCCCGAGGAGTCCGGGCGCTCGGCCGCCTGAGCCCGTTCGTACTGCTCGCGTTCTTCTGCGCGCTCCACATCAACCTCCTCAGTGGCGTGTTGCATGCGTACTTCCCGCTGTACGGACTTGCGATCGGGCTCAGCCTCACGCAGGTCGGCTCGTTGTCGGGGACGAGCTCGGCCGTCAGTTCGGCGCTCCGGTTCGCGACACCCGCCCTCTTCAGGCGTGTGCCGTACCGTCGGTTGTTGCCCTGGATGGTGCTGCTCGGGGGGCTGGCAACGGCGGCCCTGACGATCTCGCGACTGTTCGCCGTCCTGGCCGCGGCATGGATTGGCATCGGTGCGAGTCGGGCCATCCTGCGCGTAGCGTCAGCCGCCCTGGTCATGGACGCGTCGGCCGGTGCACAGAGGCGGCGCGGAGCCGCGTCCGGCGTCTACATGTCCGGTCTCGACATCGGCAAGATCGTCGGCCCGGTCCTGGGGGGGTTCTCGGTGGACGCGTTCGGCTACGAGGCGACCTTCCTGCTCGCCGGGCTCGGCATACCGATCGTGTTCTTCGCCTACTACGGCTGGTTGAAGGCCCGCGGGACCCCCGCGACCGCCTGA
- a CDS encoding thiamine pyrophosphate-binding protein encodes MGEGESGSKKYPREYGSDVMVDAMQAYGLKYAAMNPGATFRGLHDSIVNYGGNSPELIECPHEKIAVSLAHGYAKASGEPMAVILHNVVGLLQGTMGIYYAYVDRVPVIVFGGTGPMAYERRRPNIDWIHTANVQGNVVRDYTKWDEQPTSIHSVHETVARGYRVAVSEPAGPVYLTLDAGLQEDRLEEDIEPLDVTRYKVPSRIGPDPAALRELAEVLVAAERPIMVTGYAGRDPDAFHQLVELAELLGIGVIDTNWRLNFPNRHPLNITESDALSSADVVFFVDVKDMGKPTQELDKTTRRVTSQIPEDAKILDLGFHDIELSAWLHDFAQLHATDVQVTADTVVALPQLLALCRELEAAEPERRDAREARRQELGRIHDELWEGWRATAAANWDASPVSTPRFTSEVWEVIKDYDWVLTAGTVKNWALRIWDFDEPYRHPGRELGTATQISMSLGVALAHKGSGRLVVDLQPDGDLMFDPGALWVASYYKLPMLVVMFNNRAYYNDWEHQERMARARGTDLDLAYLGMEIDNPAPDFAAIAKAFGWHAEGPIDDPDQVQEAVRRAAEYVTETGLPALVDVVCQYR; translated from the coding sequence ATGGGCGAAGGCGAAAGCGGCTCCAAGAAGTACCCCCGCGAGTACGGGTCCGACGTGATGGTCGACGCCATGCAGGCCTACGGCCTGAAGTACGCCGCCATGAACCCGGGCGCGACCTTCCGCGGCTTGCACGACTCGATCGTCAACTACGGCGGAAACTCGCCCGAACTCATCGAATGTCCCCACGAGAAGATCGCCGTGAGTCTCGCGCACGGATATGCCAAGGCGTCCGGCGAACCCATGGCGGTCATCCTCCACAACGTGGTCGGCCTGCTCCAAGGAACCATGGGCATCTACTACGCGTACGTCGACCGCGTGCCCGTCATCGTCTTCGGCGGTACGGGACCCATGGCGTACGAGCGCCGCCGGCCCAACATCGACTGGATCCACACGGCGAACGTCCAAGGCAACGTGGTCCGCGACTACACGAAGTGGGACGAGCAACCGACGAGCATCCATTCCGTCCACGAGACCGTCGCTCGCGGCTACCGCGTCGCGGTCAGCGAGCCCGCCGGGCCGGTGTACCTGACCCTCGACGCCGGTCTCCAGGAGGACCGACTCGAGGAGGACATCGAGCCCCTGGACGTCACGCGTTACAAGGTCCCGTCCCGGATCGGCCCCGATCCCGCTGCCTTGCGGGAGCTGGCCGAGGTGCTGGTTGCGGCAGAACGCCCGATCATGGTGACGGGCTACGCCGGCCGTGATCCCGACGCGTTCCACCAGCTCGTCGAACTCGCGGAGCTGCTCGGGATCGGGGTCATCGACACCAACTGGCGCCTCAACTTCCCCAATCGGCACCCGTTGAACATCACCGAGTCCGACGCGCTCTCGTCAGCCGACGTCGTCTTCTTCGTCGACGTCAAGGACATGGGAAAGCCGACGCAGGAGCTCGACAAGACCACGCGGCGCGTGACGTCGCAGATTCCCGAGGATGCAAAGATCCTCGACCTCGGGTTCCACGACATCGAGCTGTCCGCCTGGCTGCACGACTTCGCCCAACTTCACGCCACCGACGTGCAGGTGACGGCGGACACGGTCGTTGCACTACCCCAGTTGCTGGCGCTCTGTCGCGAACTGGAGGCGGCGGAACCGGAGCGACGAGACGCCCGCGAGGCGCGCCGACAGGAACTCGGACGGATCCACGATGAACTGTGGGAGGGCTGGCGAGCGACGGCGGCGGCGAACTGGGACGCCTCTCCGGTCAGCACGCCCAGGTTCACCTCGGAGGTGTGGGAGGTCATCAAGGACTACGACTGGGTTCTCACCGCCGGCACGGTGAAGAACTGGGCGCTCCGGATCTGGGACTTCGACGAGCCGTACCGCCACCCCGGGCGGGAACTCGGCACCGCGACGCAGATCTCGATGTCGCTCGGGGTCGCGCTCGCGCACAAGGGGTCCGGGAGATTGGTCGTCGACCTCCAACCGGACGGCGACCTCATGTTCGACCCGGGCGCCCTCTGGGTCGCCTCTTACTACAAGCTGCCGATGCTGGTCGTGATGTTCAACAACCGCGCGTACTACAACGACTGGGAGCACCAGGAACGGATGGCTCGTGCGCGCGGGACCGACCTCGACCTGGCCTACCTGGGCATGGAGATCGACAACCCGGCACCAGATTTCGCCGCCATTGCGAAGGCATTCGGTTGGCACGCCGAGGGACCGATCGACGATCCCGACCAGGTCCAGGAGGCCGTACGACGAGCCGCGGAATACGTGACCGAGACCGGGCTTCCCGCCCTCGTCGACGTGGTGTGCCAGTACCGCTGA
- a CDS encoding chromate transporter → MTASVPLFEIFFFVALSSLFSFGGGNGQIPVVQAQWVESGLLSPGGFSMALAFSHLTPGPKAGFIAGVGYYLAGVPGAIIAVAGLALPTCLGAAGVSYAAARLQRLVRLVTPSSGFVLAALIAAAAWGTAKPMRLGIAEVSAVIVIAALVAWRNASPVLLVLGAVLVGGLWSGVQLLIG, encoded by the coding sequence ATGACGGCTAGCGTGCCCCTGTTCGAGATCTTCTTCTTCGTCGCGCTGTCGAGCCTGTTCTCGTTCGGAGGCGGCAACGGCCAGATTCCCGTGGTGCAGGCGCAGTGGGTGGAGTCAGGCCTGCTCAGCCCCGGCGGATTCTCCATGGCGCTGGCGTTCAGTCACCTCACGCCGGGCCCGAAGGCCGGGTTCATCGCCGGCGTGGGGTATTACCTCGCCGGAGTCCCTGGGGCCATCATCGCCGTCGCCGGATTGGCTCTGCCAACCTGCCTCGGAGCGGCCGGGGTGAGCTACGCGGCCGCGCGACTGCAACGACTGGTCCGACTCGTCACACCGTCCTCGGGATTCGTGCTCGCCGCCCTCATCGCCGCCGCCGCGTGGGGAACGGCCAAGCCGATGCGACTCGGGATCGCCGAAGTGTCGGCCGTGATCGTCATCGCCGCGTTGGTGGCGTGGCGCAACGCCAGCCCGGTCCTGCTCGTCCTCGGAGCCGTGCTCGTGGGGGGCCTTTGGTCAGGGGTCCAGCTACTCATCGGCTGA
- a CDS encoding FadR/GntR family transcriptional regulator, protein MSVSSFLTPVTGGRMSGQIVNQISDLIRKGQLRPGDRLPAERELVSTFGVSRVTVRDALRVLEVMGLVEIRVGSAGGAFVTTPTPDVIGETLSNMLVMRSFEPEQIAEVRLVIELGIFALVVERITDEDIADLRQMCVESKRKLRTGGYDTQLSMAFHSRLAEAAHNPAISMLSESFSGPLAMGAMRSKEVRRNAHKKTVEEHTEIVDALEAGDADRARLTLIAHLLRGRTAADGTERLLGRAVQANR, encoded by the coding sequence GTGTCCGTGTCCTCCTTTCTCACGCCCGTCACGGGCGGCCGCATGTCGGGTCAGATCGTCAACCAGATCTCCGACCTGATTCGAAAGGGGCAACTGCGTCCGGGTGACCGCCTGCCGGCCGAGCGCGAACTGGTCAGCACCTTCGGTGTCAGCCGGGTGACGGTCCGCGACGCCTTGCGCGTGCTCGAGGTCATGGGGCTGGTGGAGATCCGGGTCGGGTCGGCCGGCGGCGCGTTCGTCACGACGCCGACGCCGGACGTGATCGGGGAAACGCTGTCCAACATGCTGGTGATGCGCAGCTTCGAACCGGAGCAGATCGCCGAAGTGCGCCTGGTCATCGAACTCGGGATCTTCGCCCTGGTGGTGGAACGCATCACCGACGAGGACATCGCAGACCTCCGGCAGATGTGCGTGGAGTCGAAGCGCAAGCTGCGGACCGGCGGCTACGACACGCAGCTGTCCATGGCATTCCACAGCCGCCTCGCCGAAGCCGCGCACAATCCCGCCATCAGCATGCTCTCCGAGTCGTTCTCCGGCCCCCTGGCCATGGGTGCCATGCGGTCGAAAGAGGTGCGTAGGAACGCACACAAGAAGACGGTCGAGGAGCACACCGAGATCGTCGACGCACTGGAAGCCGGGGATGCGGACCGGGCGCGACTCACCCTCATCGCGCACCTGCTCCGCGGACGTACCGCTGCGGACGGTACGGAACGGTTGCTCGGCCGCGCCGTCCAGGCCAACCGTTGA
- a CDS encoding cupin domain-containing protein, with product MGKKGRTFVRGLVSEKYGLGEFRREQLDNERVRNDTVVVDDASVGHSGDSADSRTWWRIGPGDEEFLTQTIQVHFVELPPHSSNHGHGHQNEAVFYILEGKGYEEHDGKQYRWEKDDLVVVHTDSVHRHFNDSDEKAVALVMKAKSTWMFMGLIQQAKSGPKGAPDPAPVPDEDRFGPREEWSQIWTPGVLDLNKVVKPEHTKWETTRDGRVRKLSEPGMDVRCHSVDVYQQEIAAGSRSAKHWHMADEVIYIQEGSGYSLHWEVEAEIADKYYARIAKVPTRHEFTAGDTVYIPQNTIHQHFAADGTPVSLLSVQNRLFRYLGYDQVAYLEDAPEYTAAQQQQSVPAGV from the coding sequence ATGGGTAAGAAGGGTCGGACGTTTGTCCGCGGTCTCGTTTCCGAGAAGTACGGTCTCGGCGAATTCCGCCGGGAACAGCTCGACAACGAGCGCGTACGCAACGACACGGTCGTCGTCGACGACGCCAGTGTGGGCCACTCGGGTGATTCGGCCGACTCGCGGACCTGGTGGAGGATCGGCCCGGGGGACGAGGAATTTCTGACCCAGACGATCCAGGTGCACTTCGTCGAACTGCCTCCGCACTCCTCCAATCACGGTCACGGCCACCAGAACGAAGCCGTGTTCTACATCCTCGAAGGTAAGGGATACGAGGAACACGATGGCAAGCAGTACCGGTGGGAAAAGGACGACCTCGTCGTCGTCCACACCGACTCGGTCCATCGCCACTTCAACGACAGCGACGAGAAGGCTGTCGCCCTGGTCATGAAGGCGAAGTCCACCTGGATGTTCATGGGGCTGATCCAGCAGGCGAAGAGCGGGCCGAAGGGCGCCCCCGACCCCGCGCCGGTGCCCGATGAGGACCGCTTCGGTCCTCGCGAGGAGTGGTCGCAGATCTGGACCCCTGGCGTGCTGGACCTCAACAAGGTGGTCAAGCCAGAGCACACCAAGTGGGAGACGACGCGCGACGGGCGCGTTCGCAAGCTCTCCGAGCCGGGCATGGACGTCCGCTGCCACAGCGTCGACGTCTATCAGCAGGAGATCGCCGCCGGCAGCCGCTCGGCGAAGCACTGGCACATGGCCGACGAGGTGATCTACATCCAGGAGGGCAGTGGCTACAGCCTGCACTGGGAGGTCGAGGCCGAGATCGCCGACAAGTACTACGCACGTATCGCCAAGGTGCCGACGCGCCACGAGTTCACGGCTGGCGACACCGTCTACATCCCGCAGAACACCATCCACCAGCACTTCGCTGCCGACGGCACGCCCGTGAGCTTGCTCTCGGTGCAGAACCGACTGTTCCGCTACCTCGGGTACGACCAGGTCGCCTACCTCGAGGATGCTCCCGAGTACACGGCCGCCCAACAGCAGCAGTCGGTGCCGGCCGGCGTCTGA
- a CDS encoding HPF/RaiA family ribosome-associated protein, whose product MTTVADRLRIVPEFTSEDRGRLVDILSGKLDRRFKRWDPQQVELEISAKGRDTDQQRVVLECWISGLPKLVATSAEARLDDAIAEVRDDLFRQIDKHVTKQEGSRRR is encoded by the coding sequence ATGACCACCGTTGCCGACCGGCTTCGCATCGTGCCCGAGTTCACGTCCGAGGATCGCGGCCGACTCGTGGACATCCTGTCCGGCAAGCTCGATCGCCGGTTTAAGCGGTGGGACCCCCAGCAGGTCGAACTCGAGATCTCGGCAAAGGGGCGCGACACCGACCAGCAACGGGTGGTCCTCGAGTGCTGGATCAGCGGCCTGCCGAAACTGGTGGCGACATCGGCCGAGGCTCGACTCGATGACGCCATTGCCGAGGTGCGAGACGACCTCTTCCGGCAGATCGACAAGCACGTGACCAAGCAGGAGGGCTCGCGCCGGCGGTGA
- a CDS encoding ABC transporter ATP-binding protein: MLTINDLVKSYPGPKGDKANRVLAVDNVSITVEEGQLYTLLGPSGCGKTTTLRSVAGLEDPDSGRIIVGDRTFYDSEKQVQVPANKRGLGMVFQSYAIWPHMNVYDNVAFPLTVESRNKRLGKSEMTERVERVLAVVQLDHLAGRQATDLSGGQQQRLALARALVMQPPLLLLDEPLSNLDAKLREEMRFELKRLQRDLNITAIYVTHDQVEALAMSNVIAVMNGGVIEQVGRPRDVYNRPASKFVADFIGSSNFFDGVVGRRVDSERYTVQTDEGEIIATSQYDLGPGARVTVAIRPEHVQIEEGRPVESRPGVWAGKVTARAFLGDSVEHKIEVGKVDLQARCHTDLSIPPNTEISIVLPPEWCSLIPTNE, translated from the coding sequence ATGCTCACCATCAACGACCTGGTGAAGTCCTACCCGGGACCGAAGGGCGACAAGGCCAACCGGGTGCTCGCGGTCGACAACGTCTCGATAACGGTCGAGGAGGGGCAGCTGTACACCCTGCTCGGTCCGTCCGGCTGTGGGAAGACCACCACGTTGCGCAGCGTCGCTGGGCTCGAGGACCCCGACTCGGGCAGGATCATCGTCGGAGACCGCACCTTCTACGACTCCGAGAAGCAGGTACAGGTGCCGGCGAACAAGCGCGGCCTCGGCATGGTGTTCCAGTCGTACGCCATCTGGCCCCACATGAACGTCTACGACAACGTCGCCTTCCCGCTGACCGTCGAGAGCCGGAACAAGCGACTGGGCAAGTCGGAGATGACTGAACGGGTCGAACGTGTTCTCGCCGTGGTGCAACTCGATCACCTCGCGGGAAGGCAGGCAACCGACCTCTCCGGTGGGCAACAGCAGCGCCTGGCGCTCGCCCGAGCACTCGTCATGCAGCCACCCTTGCTGCTACTCGACGAGCCGCTGTCGAACCTCGACGCCAAGCTCCGCGAGGAGATGCGCTTCGAACTCAAGCGGCTGCAGCGCGATCTCAACATCACCGCGATCTACGTCACACACGACCAGGTCGAAGCGTTGGCGATGTCCAACGTGATCGCGGTCATGAATGGGGGAGTGATCGAGCAGGTCGGCAGGCCACGCGACGTCTACAACCGGCCGGCATCGAAGTTCGTGGCCGACTTCATCGGCAGCTCCAACTTCTTCGACGGGGTCGTCGGGCGTCGGGTCGACAGCGAGCGTTACACGGTACAGACGGACGAGGGCGAGATCATCGCGACGTCGCAGTATGACCTCGGCCCCGGGGCGAGGGTGACCGTCGCCATCCGTCCCGAACACGTGCAGATCGAGGAAGGCCGCCCCGTCGAGTCGCGACCGGGGGTGTGGGCCGGCAAGGTGACTGCTCGCGCGTTCCTCGGCGACTCTGTGGAACACAAGATCGAGGTGGGCAAGGTCGACCTCCAGGCCCGGTGCCACACCGATCTCAGCATCCCACCGAACACCGAAATCTCCATCGTGCTGCCGCCTGAATGGTGCTCGCTCATCCCCACGAATGAGTAG
- a CDS encoding SDR family NAD(P)-dependent oxidoreductase: MVTGAGRNVGQAIAERFVAAGANVVIAERDSSRGSQLARQLNDHRAGAARFIPTDVADEHSVAAMVEASLAAFGSIDVLVNNVAATDRGHTVLDLDLDVWNDVLRVTLTSAYLCTKHVGAAMKARGGGCIVNIGSTSAHVGRGNAVAYGVAKAGLMALTRSCAAQLGQFGVRVNTVSPNKVGSPVGEDQEPVDRQRDNALGRGATPDDIAGAVLFMASESAGFVTGAELLVDGGALLRSGSA; encoded by the coding sequence GTGGTCACCGGTGCCGGTCGGAACGTCGGTCAGGCAATTGCGGAACGTTTCGTGGCCGCCGGTGCCAACGTCGTGATCGCCGAACGGGACTCCAGCCGGGGTTCGCAGCTCGCCCGCCAGTTGAACGATCACCGCGCCGGTGCGGCGCGATTCATCCCTACGGACGTCGCTGACGAGCACTCCGTGGCCGCCATGGTCGAGGCGAGCCTTGCGGCCTTCGGAAGCATCGACGTTCTGGTCAACAACGTGGCGGCAACCGACCGCGGACACACGGTGCTCGACCTCGATCTCGACGTCTGGAACGACGTCCTCAGGGTGACGCTCACGAGCGCCTACCTGTGCACCAAACACGTGGGCGCGGCGATGAAGGCCCGCGGCGGAGGATGCATCGTCAACATCGGGTCGACCTCAGCGCACGTCGGACGCGGAAATGCCGTGGCCTACGGTGTCGCAAAGGCCGGTCTCATGGCGCTGACCCGCTCCTGTGCCGCGCAACTGGGCCAGTTCGGCGTCAGGGTGAACACCGTCAGTCCGAACAAGGTGGGTTCACCCGTCGGGGAGGATCAGGAACCGGTGGATCGGCAACGCGACAATGCACTCGGTCGCGGGGCAACTCCGGACGACATCGCCGGCGCCGTCCTCTTCATGGCCTCCGAATCCGCAGGTTTCGTCACCGGCGCCGAGTTGCTGGTGGACGGAGGGGCGCTGCTTCGGAGCGGTTCCGCGTAG
- a CDS encoding ornithine cyclodeaminase family protein — translation MTLIIDNDAVEQVLGMGACIEALDTAFRAYASGGAVNRPRSHTYTDLGDGHHYLFKSMDGAIADLGVHAIRLSSDLTHEFERGGRRRRTKIPAAPGGRYVGMVLLFDIATLVPLAIIQDGYLQRMRVGATSALAARHLAAPRARRVGLIGTGWQAGAQLLGLHERGDITDYRVYSPNETRCRSFCEEFTARLGVEVRPVRSARDAVEGADIVALATNSHDPVIDATWLQPGQHVGSVQGGELDDATLERADVIGVRSREEATFHYATGHAPVEAANRKRPAEHIRAKMVELGDVVTGRAGRTAPEQLTLFTGGGTGASSGLGIQFTAVAHAVYEAVCAAGGGREVPTEWFTQVYKP, via the coding sequence GTGACCCTCATCATCGACAACGACGCCGTGGAACAGGTGCTCGGCATGGGTGCATGCATCGAGGCCCTCGACACGGCGTTCCGTGCCTACGCCAGCGGTGGCGCGGTCAATCGGCCGAGGTCGCACACCTACACCGACCTGGGCGACGGACATCACTATCTCTTCAAGTCCATGGATGGGGCGATTGCCGACCTGGGCGTGCACGCCATCCGGCTCTCGTCGGACCTCACGCATGAGTTCGAGCGCGGCGGCCGTCGACGCAGGACGAAGATCCCTGCGGCGCCGGGCGGCCGTTACGTCGGGATGGTGTTGCTGTTCGACATCGCCACGCTCGTTCCGTTGGCCATCATCCAGGACGGTTACCTCCAACGGATGCGTGTGGGTGCCACGAGCGCGCTCGCGGCGCGCCACCTCGCTGCTCCCCGCGCGCGCCGAGTGGGCCTGATCGGTACGGGTTGGCAAGCGGGGGCACAACTGCTCGGCCTCCACGAACGAGGCGACATCACCGACTACCGCGTCTACAGCCCGAACGAGACCCGCTGTCGCTCGTTCTGTGAGGAGTTCACGGCGCGGTTGGGCGTGGAGGTGCGGCCGGTTCGTTCCGCCCGAGACGCGGTGGAGGGGGCTGACATCGTCGCTCTGGCCACCAACTCCCACGATCCGGTGATCGATGCGACCTGGCTTCAACCGGGGCAGCATGTGGGCTCCGTCCAGGGAGGTGAACTCGATGACGCCACGCTCGAACGCGCCGATGTCATCGGCGTGCGCAGCCGGGAGGAAGCCACCTTCCACTACGCGACCGGACACGCACCCGTCGAGGCGGCGAACCGAAAACGACCGGCCGAGCACATTCGCGCCAAGATGGTCGAACTCGGTGACGTCGTCACCGGTCGGGCGGGGCGGACGGCGCCTGAGCAACTCACCCTGTTCACGGGTGGCGGCACCGGCGCGAGCTCGGGACTGGGCATCCAGTTCACCGCCGTCGCACATGCGGTCTACGAGGCGGTCTGTGCGGCCGGGGGCGGACGGGAGGTTCCGACCGAATGGTTCACCCAGGTCTACAAACCCTGA
- a CDS encoding FadR/GntR family transcriptional regulator encodes MSAPVTTELFTKVSTGRASADVVAQIHAALQSGQLSPGDRLPPERELAAQLGVSRVTVRDALRVLEANGLVAIRVGAHGGAFVTAPEPDHVSEGLANLLMMSQVSPADITEARMVFELGALKLVCERATSDDLAALTEICDRSEHALRQGTFDVALSAEFHIRLAQSSHNVAISLVTEAFQEPMLRSLVKAKAIDPHMGDPGVHEHRRLVAAIADGDVRGAKRVMRQHLGRTAQRIRSEKPARRTPRADGMG; translated from the coding sequence ATGAGTGCACCGGTGACGACCGAACTGTTCACGAAGGTGTCGACGGGGCGTGCCTCGGCGGACGTGGTCGCACAGATCCATGCCGCCCTGCAGTCGGGGCAGTTGAGCCCGGGTGACCGGCTACCCCCGGAGCGCGAACTCGCCGCCCAGCTGGGCGTCAGCCGGGTGACGGTGCGAGACGCCTTACGGGTGCTGGAAGCCAACGGCCTGGTGGCGATCCGGGTCGGAGCGCACGGAGGCGCCTTCGTCACCGCCCCCGAACCCGACCACGTCAGCGAGGGACTCGCCAACCTGCTCATGATGTCGCAGGTCTCCCCTGCCGACATCACCGAAGCGCGGATGGTGTTCGAACTCGGTGCGTTGAAGCTCGTGTGCGAGCGCGCCACAAGCGACGACCTGGCGGCACTCACGGAGATCTGCGACCGGTCGGAGCACGCCCTACGCCAAGGCACGTTCGACGTCGCACTCTCCGCGGAGTTTCACATCCGCTTGGCGCAGAGCAGTCACAATGTCGCCATCAGCCTGGTGACCGAGGCCTTCCAGGAACCGATGCTGCGCTCGCTGGTCAAGGCGAAGGCGATCGATCCGCACATGGGCGACCCGGGTGTCCACGAGCACCGACGCCTCGTGGCGGCGATCGCCGACGGTGACGTTCGCGGCGCCAAACGCGTCATGCGCCAGCACCTCGGCCGAACGGCGCAACGAATCCGGAGTGAGAAACCGGCACGACGCACCCCCCGGGCTGACGGGATGGGGTGA
- a CDS encoding chromate transporter yields MGNLRILVAFLGIGATTFGGMWAATHKLEADLVTHRQWLTRDELQGLLVVSTLIPAPKFLSLGGLVGFKMHGWSGAASAIVGLIAPGASMVVAGAALVRPELLEGALAPLNTAVGTAIVGLLFGNAYHQLRSGRLPKRQRTVGVALSIVIFGTIVAGVPLIVAAFVGFGVGAAFIRPAAASSEPVERSDDG; encoded by the coding sequence GTGGGCAATCTGCGCATTCTCGTGGCCTTTCTCGGCATCGGCGCCACCACGTTCGGCGGCATGTGGGCGGCAACACACAAGCTCGAAGCCGACCTCGTAACCCATCGTCAATGGCTCACCCGTGACGAACTCCAAGGTTTGCTGGTCGTCTCGACCCTCATTCCCGCCCCGAAGTTCCTCTCGCTGGGCGGACTCGTCGGCTTCAAGATGCATGGTTGGTCCGGCGCCGCCAGCGCGATCGTCGGCCTCATCGCTCCGGGAGCCTCGATGGTCGTGGCGGGCGCCGCACTGGTGCGGCCGGAGTTGCTGGAAGGTGCTCTGGCACCGCTGAACACCGCGGTCGGCACGGCGATAGTGGGGCTGCTGTTCGGCAACGCGTATCACCAACTTCGAAGTGGACGCCTGCCGAAGCGGCAACGCACCGTCGGCGTGGCCCTGAGCATCGTCATTTTCGGCACCATCGTGGCTGGGGTGCCGCTGATCGTCGCGGCGTTCGTCGGATTCGGCGTCGGCGCCGCATTCATACGCCCCGCGGCAGCGAGCAGTGAGCCCGTGGAGCGTTCCGATGACGGCTAG